The Candidatus Deferrimicrobiaceae bacterium genomic sequence CACGCTCGACCGGGAGCAGGAGAATCCGTTCGCGGCCAAGGTGCTCAAGTCGCTCCGGAAATGGCTGGACGATGATCCCGTCATCGCCGCCGACCGGAAGCGCATGGCGCTCGCAAGGGAACTCGGGCCCGAAGGGGTGATCGCCGGGCAGATGAAAATCGGCCCGTGCGGCCCCGGGTGCGCTCCGGGCAAACGGAAACCCAAATAACGCCGGGAACGGATACCCTTCACGCGGGGTAGACGTCCGACTCCTCGCACGCCCGGCAGTAGCCGGCCTGGCCCTCGATCGCCGTTTCGGCGTCGTATTCGATCGGGATTCCACACCCGCAGCAAAGGCCCGTCGGTAACTCGTCCGTTTCCTCGTACAGGATGCTCAGGTCGATCGCTTCCATGGCATGGCCTCCCGTCTCTCTTCGATGCCGCGCAGAAGGGCATCGTTCCGGAAGCTACGCGTGGCCCTCATGGGCGCGCCGCCCATTGAACAGCGGCGACGAGATGAGGAAATCGGCGGTGCGCCGGTTGCAGGCGGAGGGCAGGTTGTGCAGCACCGCCAGCCGAAGCAGCGCCTTCACGTCCACGTCGTGCGGCTGCGGCGCCAGCGGGTCCCACAGGAAGACCAGGAAGTCGACCTTGTGCTCGGCGATCATCGCACCGACCTGCGCGTCGCCCCCTTCCGGCCCGTGCATCAGCAGGTTCACGGGGAGCCCGACTTCCCGGATAATCTCCTCGCCTGTCGATTTCGTGGCCCAAAGCTCACGCGTCGAGAGCGGTTTCCGGTTGTACTCCACCCACTCGATCATGTCTTTCTTCTTCGCGTCGTGCGCAATCAGGACGATCCGTTGCATGGCGCCTCCCTTGGTCTGCCGCGATCCGGGCACGGAATCGATTATCGCGCGATATTTATGAATATAATGTGTGAACCGCTGCCGTCGGAGGAACCGTTGGCCAAGACCGTCCTCATCATCGAGGATGAACAGGAGATCCGGGACCTCCTCGCGCACTACCTGCGCAAGGAAGGGTTCCTGCCCATCGTCGCCCCGGACGGGGAGACGGGGCTCGCGCTCGTCCGCTCGGAGCGCCCCGACATGATCCTCCTCGATATCATGCTGCCGAAGATGGACGGCCTCGAGCTGCTCCGGATCGTCCGCGCCGATCCCGCCGTCGCCCGCACGCCGCTGCTCATGCTCACCGCCAAGGGCGACGAGACCGACCGGGTCGTCGGCCTCGAGCTGGGCGCCGACGACTACATCCTCAAACCGTTCAGCCCGCGCGAGGTGGTCGCGCGCATCAAGGCGATCTTTCGCCGGAGCGGCGGGCCGCCGCCCGATCTGCTGGCCGACAAGGTCTACGCCTACCGCGGTCTCCGGATGGACCTGGCGCGCCACGAGGTCCGGGACGACGGCCTTCCTGTCTCCCTCACCACCAAGGAATTCCGCATCCTCGAGGCGCTGCTCGGCGCCGTCGGGCGCGTGCTGTCGCGCGAAGCGATCCTGCAAAAAGTCTGGGGAGGAGACACCTACGTCACCGACCGGACCGTCGACGTCCATGTGGCCAAGCTCCGCCAGAAGATCCCCCTGCTCGTGAAAGCCATCGAGACCGTCAAGGACGTGGGCTACAAGCTGAGGGAGGACTGATCCCGACGTGCCGCGACGCTCCTCGCTCGCCTTCAAGTTCTTCCTGACCTATTTCGTCATCACGGCCGCCGCCCTCGGCATCGCCGGCACGGCCGGCTACCTCCAGTTCCGCAGGTTCGCCCTTGAGGAAACCGACCGGCAGCTTTTGCGCCAGGCCCGGGTGCTTTCCGAATCGGTGCGTCCGATGATCGAGTCGGTCCCCGCCGATCCGGCCCGGATCGCCGCCGAGGTGGACCGGCTGGGGCGGGGGCTCGATCTCCGGATGACGGTCGTCCGCCCCGACGGCGTGGTGATCGCCGATTCCGCCATCGGCGCCGCCGGCGTCCCCGACATGGAGAACCACGGGGACCGCGAGGAGATCCGCGAGGCGCTTTCGGGGACGGTCGGCTACGCCTCCCGCCGAAGCATCACGGAGAAGACCGACGAGCACTACGCGGCGGTTTCCATCCGGGCCGCCGGGAAGATCGTCGGGGTCGCCCGGGTCTCCCTGCGTCTCGCCGGCATGGAGACGGGACTCGCCCACATCCGCAACTACACGCTGGCGACCGGCTTCGCCGCCCTGCTGGTCATGCTGGCGGGCACCGCGGTGCGGGCCCGGCAGGTCACCGGCCCCCTCGACACGATGCGCGCGGCCGTCGGCGCGTTCGCAGGAGGAAATCTGGCGCAACGCGTGTCGGTCGATACGGGCGACGAGCTCGAGGAGATGGCCGACGGACTCAACGCCATGGCCGACCGGCTCGAGCAGACGATCCTGCAGCTCGACGCGGGGAAGGCCCGCCTGGCGACGCTGCTGGAAAACCTCTCCGAAGGCGTCCTCGTCATCGGGCAAGACCGATCGGTCCGGATGGTCAACCGGGAGGCGATCGCCCTGCTCGGGATCACGGGAGAAGTCGCGGGCCACCCGTATACCGATATCATCCGAAGCCCCGAGCTGCTTTCGTGCCTCGACGCGCTGCAACGCGGCACCGCATTGCATGCCCGGGACATCACGCTCGCCTCCCGGGACGGCAAGGCACGCACGCTCCGGGTAACCGGCACCTCCGTCTCCTACCGGGACGACGAGATCCGGGACCTGCTGCTGACGCTGCGCGACATCACCGAGGAAAAACGGCTGGCACAGATCAAGAGCGAGTTCGTCTCGAACGCCTCGCACGAGCTGCGGACGCCGCTCACCAACATCCGGGGCTACCTGGAGGCGGTTCAGGACGCCCTGCGGGAGGGGCAGCCGGTGAATACTTCCTTCCTCGACACCGCCCACGCGAACGCCCTGCGGATGGAACTGCTCGTCGGCGACCTGCTCGAGCTGTCGCGGGCCGAATCGGGCAGCATCCCGCTGATGATCGAGGAGCTGCCGATCGTGGCATTCCTCGAGAGCGTGGTCGCCCCGATGCGCCCGGCGATCGATCGGGCGGGGGTCACCCTGGTCGTCTCCGGCGCCGACGCCCCGCTCCGGGCCGATTTCCGGAAATTGTCCGTGGCGCTGTCCAACCTGCTCGAGAACGCCGTCAAGTACGGCCGGCCCGAGGGGACAATCTCGTTGAGCGGAGAGCTCTCGGGGCATGAGTGCCTGTTCGAGGTCGCCGACGACGGGCCCGGCATCGCCCCCGAGCATCTCCCGCGCATCTTCGAGCGGTTCTACCGGGTCGAGAAGGGGCGTTCTCGCCAGTTGGGGGGCACGGGCCTCGGGCTCTCGATCGTGAAGCACATCGTCGAATCGCACGGGGGCGCCGTCTCGGTCGAGAGCCAGGTCGGGGTCGGCACGCGCTTCCGGATCCGGATTCCGGCGGGATGACCCGGGCCGAGAGAAAGTCCCCGTTTACGATAAAGAAATTTCCCCCTCATGCCGATAGAGACTAGATGGAGCCCCTTTTCCTGTTCTCCATCGAAGGCCGGCGTTTTGCGCTCGAGCTCCCGTGCGTCGAGCGGGTCGTCCAGGCCGTTGCGGTCACGCCGCTGTCCGACGGACCCGAGGCCGTCCTGGGCGTCGTCAACGTCCACGGGACGATCATCCCCGTCGTCGACCTGCGCCGGCGGCTCGGAATCCCTCCCCGGACGGTCCGGCTCGACGACGGCATGGTCATCGCGCACACCGCCCGACGCTCCCTCGCCTTTTTCGTCGACACGGCCTTCGGCGTGGTCGAGAGCCCCGAAGGCGGCTACGTCATCGGGAACGACGTCGTTCCCGGCCTCGAATTCGTGCAGGGCGTGGTGCAGATCGGCGACGATCTGGTGCTGATCCACGACCTCGACCGGGTGCTGTCGATCGACGAGCAGGACCAGCTCGACCGCGCCCTGGGGGATTCCTCCGATGCCGGGTGACCTGTCCGCCACGCTGCTGGAGGGCGTCAGCCGGGCCATCGAACGGCGATCCGGGCTCGCGTTCCCCCCCGACAAATGGCCCGATCTGCGCAAGGGGCTCGCCGAGGCATCCGACACGCTGGGTCTTGCCGGCGCGCGCGAGCTGGCCGAGCGCTTCCTTTCACCTTCCGCCCCTTCCGACTGGACGACCGTGCTGCTCGACCACCTCACCATCGGCGAGACCTATTTCTTCCGGGAACCGGATATGCTCGACGGGATCGAGAAGCAGGTTATCCCCCAGCTCCTCCGGGAGCGGCGGGGCGGCTCCCGGAAGATCCGGGTCTGGAGCGCCGGCTGCTCGACGGGCGAGGAAGCGTACACGCTGGCGATGCTGCTGATCCGTTCGATCGCCGACATCGAGGCGTGGGATGTCTCGGTGCTGGCGACCGACCTCAACACCGAGTCGCTTCTGAAGGCGCAGAGCGGGGTTTACACCGCCTGGTCCTTCCGGGGCACCCCCGCATGGGTCAAAAACGGCTTCTTCCGCCCGGCCGGCGAGGGGGCCTGGTCCGTCGTGCCGGAGGTGCGCCGCCTCGTCCGCTTCGAACGACTCAACCTGGGCACCGAACCCTATCCCGCTTCTTGGAACGGCACCGACAACATCGACCTCGTGTTCTGCCGGAACGTCCTGATGTATTTTTCCCCCGAGCGCATCGAGCACGTCCTCAGCGGCCTCCTGGCCTCGCTCGTGCCCGGCGGTTTTTTCGTCGTCAGCGCCAACGAGCTCTCCCTGGCGCAATTCGAGGGGTTCGAGCGGATCGAACACGGCAAGGCGTTTTACTTCCGGAAACCTCTTTCCGGGAAACCGGCGGCTTCCAGGCCCCGGTCGGCCCCGCCGCCGACCGGACGGCCGCCGGCCAACGCCTTGCGCGCTCCGCGCCCTAAAGCCGAAGCCCTCCGCATCCCGGTGTCCCCGGTCCCGCCGCTGGCCGATCCCCTGTCCGCCGCGCGCCGGAGCGCCGACGCGGGCCGATTCGATGAAGCGGCGATCCATTGCCGCGCGGCGCTCGAAGCCGACCCGATGAATCCCGCGGCGTATTATCTTTACGGCGTCATCCTGCAGGAAAAAGGAGACCCGACGGCGGCGGCCCGCGAGTTCCGGCGCGCGATCTACCTCGACTCCGACTTCGTCGCGCCCCACATCTCGCTCGGGCACCTCTTGCACGGCTCCGGCCACCGGCCCGAAGCTTCGCGGTATTTTTCGAACGCACTCGCGATCCTCGCCCGATACCCGGCCGACGAGATCCTCCGCGAATCCGGCGGCACGACCGTCGGGGGACTCGCGGCCATGATCCGATCCATCGCGCCGGAGGCGTCTCCCGGGCGCGGGGAAGGTGAGGAATGACCGAGAAACCCGGTTATCGGCGTCGGGCGACCGACGCGATCGGATTGACCCGCCAGCAATTGCTCGATAAACGGGCGCGCCGGCTCGCCGAACCGCCCGTCGATGCGCGGCCCCTCCAGGGGATGATCGAGGTCGTCGAGTTCCGGCTGGACGCCGAGCGATACGCGGTCGAAACGTCCCGCGTCCGGGAGGTGTTCCAGGCCAGGGCGCTGACCTCGGTCCCGGGCACGCCCCCGTTCGTGGTCGGCATCATCAACGTGCGCGGGAAGATCATCTCGGTCGTCGACATCCGCGGCTTCTTCGGCCTCCCCGGGCGGGAGGCGGCGGAGGAATTCCGGGTGCTGATCCTCCACGCTTCCGACATGGAATTCGCGCTGCTGGCCGACGAGATCGCAGGCGTCTCCCGCATCGCCTCCGCCGACCTGCAGGCCACATTGCCGACGCTCAGCGGCGTGCGCGCCGAATATCTCAAGGGGATCACCGCCGACCGGCTGGCCGTGCTCGACGCCGACCGGATGCTGGCCGACCCGGGCCTCATGGTCCACGACGACTTCACCGGATGACATCGAAACGAACGCCTCAGGAGGGCGAACATTCATGAACATAGATTTCAGGTTCAACATCGGGGTCAAGCTCGCGGCCGGGTTCATCTTCGCCAACCTGCTGATCATGGCGCTGAGCGTCGATCCCTACATCAGCATCCACCGGCTGATCCTGAAGGCCGGGGAGATCGATGCGACCTCCCGCGACCGGCTGTTCGTCGCGTCGGTCGTCGCCGACCTCGACGAAGCGTCCGCGAACGCCGACGGCTACCTGGCCACCGGCGAGCGTCAGTTCCTCGACGCCGGTACGGCCGCGTCGGGAAGGGTCTCCGAACGCCTTCGCGAATCCGGGACCGCGATCCGGAACGCCGAGGCCCGGCAGCTCTTCGCCAAGATGAGCGACCTGATCGCCAAGCGGCTGGCGCAGATCGGCGACGACGTCGGCGCCCGGCGCGCGGCGGTCGACCGGGGGAAGGCGCAGCCCGAGGGGCGCAAGGCCGAGATCCTGCTCGGAGGCGAGATCCGCAGATTATCGGCCGAGATCGGCCGCGTCCTGCAGAAGAGCGCGGAAGAACAGCTTTACGCCCACCACCAGCTGGCCGACAGCACCAAGACGACCCTCGTCATCGCCTGCCTGATCTGCTCCGTCCTGTTCACCGTCGTCAGCCTCTCGCTCACGCACCACATCGCGAAACCGCTGCGCGACATCACCAAGACCGCCGAGCGGATCTCCGACGGCGATCTCACGATCGCGGTCAGTAAATACAACCGGGAAGACGAGGTGGGCACGCTCGCCAAGGCGTTCGAGAAGATGACCGCCTATCTTGAGGAAATGTCGCTCGTCGCCGGGAACATCGCCACGAACAACCTGACGGTCCGCGTGTTCCCCCGCTCCGACCGCGACATGCTCGGGAACGCCTTCCTCACGATGCTAGAGAACCTGCGGCGGATGATCTCCGACCTGACCGACGCGGCCGACGTCATGGCGTCTTCCTCCAACGAGATCCTCGCGCTCACCACGCAGCTCGCCGCAAGCTCCTCCGAGACGGCCACCGCGGTCAGCGAGACCTCGACCACCATCTCCGAGGTCAAGCAGACCGTGCGGCTGGTCAGCCAGAAGGCCGATTACGTCTCCGAGAGCGCCCAGAACGCCGCGGCCGTCTCCCAGAACGGACGGGCGGCGGTGAACGAGTCCGTCATCCGGATGAACCAGATCCGCGAGCAGATGGAATCGATCGCCGACAGCATCGTCAAGCTCTCCGAGCAGAGCCAGACGATCGGCGCCATCATCGCCAGCGTCAACGACATCGCCAACCAGTCGAACCTGCTCGCGGTCAACGCCTCCATCGAGGCCGCCAAGGCGGGCGAGCAGGGGAAGGGCTTCGCGGTCGTGGCCCAGGAGGTGCGCAACCTGGCGGAACAGTCCAAGGAGGCGACCT encodes the following:
- a CDS encoding methylglyoxal synthase, encoding MQRIVLIAHDAKKKDMIEWVEYNRKPLSTRELWATKSTGEEIIREVGLPVNLLMHGPEGGDAQVGAMIAEHKVDFLVFLWDPLAPQPHDVDVKALLRLAVLHNLPSACNRRTADFLISSPLFNGRRAHEGHA
- a CDS encoding methyl-accepting chemotaxis protein, giving the protein MNIDFRFNIGVKLAAGFIFANLLIMALSVDPYISIHRLILKAGEIDATSRDRLFVASVVADLDEASANADGYLATGERQFLDAGTAASGRVSERLRESGTAIRNAEARQLFAKMSDLIAKRLAQIGDDVGARRAAVDRGKAQPEGRKAEILLGGEIRRLSAEIGRVLQKSAEEQLYAHHQLADSTKTTLVIACLICSVLFTVVSLSLTHHIAKPLRDITKTAERISDGDLTIAVSKYNREDEVGTLAKAFEKMTAYLEEMSLVAGNIATNNLTVRVFPRSDRDMLGNAFLTMLENLRRMISDLTDAADVMASSSNEILALTTQLAASSSETATAVSETSTTISEVKQTVRLVSQKADYVSESAQNAAAVSQNGRAAVNESVIRMNQIREQMESIADSIVKLSEQSQTIGAIIASVNDIANQSNLLAVNASIEAAKAGEQGKGFAVVAQEVRNLAEQSKEATSQVRAILNDIQKAISGAVMATEQGSKAVDAGVMQSHQAGDSIKTMSEAVSESALATTQIVASTNEQVVGIDQVALAMDNIKRASEQIAASIRHAESSSMNLHELGIRLKQVIGRFKIQGE
- a CDS encoding CheR family methyltransferase, which encodes MPGDLSATLLEGVSRAIERRSGLAFPPDKWPDLRKGLAEASDTLGLAGARELAERFLSPSAPSDWTTVLLDHLTIGETYFFREPDMLDGIEKQVIPQLLRERRGGSRKIRVWSAGCSTGEEAYTLAMLLIRSIADIEAWDVSVLATDLNTESLLKAQSGVYTAWSFRGTPAWVKNGFFRPAGEGAWSVVPEVRRLVRFERLNLGTEPYPASWNGTDNIDLVFCRNVLMYFSPERIEHVLSGLLASLVPGGFFVVSANELSLAQFEGFERIEHGKAFYFRKPLSGKPAASRPRSAPPPTGRPPANALRAPRPKAEALRIPVSPVPPLADPLSAARRSADAGRFDEAAIHCRAALEADPMNPAAYYLYGVILQEKGDPTAAAREFRRAIYLDSDFVAPHISLGHLLHGSGHRPEASRYFSNALAILARYPADEILRESGGTTVGGLAAMIRSIAPEASPGRGEGEE
- a CDS encoding ATP-binding protein, which gives rise to MPRRSSLAFKFFLTYFVITAAALGIAGTAGYLQFRRFALEETDRQLLRQARVLSESVRPMIESVPADPARIAAEVDRLGRGLDLRMTVVRPDGVVIADSAIGAAGVPDMENHGDREEIREALSGTVGYASRRSITEKTDEHYAAVSIRAAGKIVGVARVSLRLAGMETGLAHIRNYTLATGFAALLVMLAGTAVRARQVTGPLDTMRAAVGAFAGGNLAQRVSVDTGDELEEMADGLNAMADRLEQTILQLDAGKARLATLLENLSEGVLVIGQDRSVRMVNREAIALLGITGEVAGHPYTDIIRSPELLSCLDALQRGTALHARDITLASRDGKARTLRVTGTSVSYRDDEIRDLLLTLRDITEEKRLAQIKSEFVSNASHELRTPLTNIRGYLEAVQDALREGQPVNTSFLDTAHANALRMELLVGDLLELSRAESGSIPLMIEELPIVAFLESVVAPMRPAIDRAGVTLVVSGADAPLRADFRKLSVALSNLLENAVKYGRPEGTISLSGELSGHECLFEVADDGPGIAPEHLPRIFERFYRVEKGRSRQLGGTGLGLSIVKHIVESHGGAVSVESQVGVGTRFRIRIPAG
- a CDS encoding chemotaxis protein CheW → MTEKPGYRRRATDAIGLTRQQLLDKRARRLAEPPVDARPLQGMIEVVEFRLDAERYAVETSRVREVFQARALTSVPGTPPFVVGIINVRGKIISVVDIRGFFGLPGREAAEEFRVLILHASDMEFALLADEIAGVSRIASADLQATLPTLSGVRAEYLKGITADRLAVLDADRMLADPGLMVHDDFTG
- a CDS encoding metalloregulator ArsR/SmtB family transcription factor, translated to MSLRAYETAMKAAADPTRVRILKMLEDGEMCVCQIIAVLSLSQSTVSKHLFLLRAAGFVRDRKDKKWIYYTLDREQENPFAAKVLKSLRKWLDDDPVIAADRKRMALARELGPEGVIAGQMKIGPCGPGCAPGKRKPK
- a CDS encoding chemotaxis protein CheW; translation: MEPLFLFSIEGRRFALELPCVERVVQAVAVTPLSDGPEAVLGVVNVHGTIIPVVDLRRRLGIPPRTVRLDDGMVIAHTARRSLAFFVDTAFGVVESPEGGYVIGNDVVPGLEFVQGVVQIGDDLVLIHDLDRVLSIDEQDQLDRALGDSSDAG
- a CDS encoding response regulator transcription factor, whose product is MAKTVLIIEDEQEIRDLLAHYLRKEGFLPIVAPDGETGLALVRSERPDMILLDIMLPKMDGLELLRIVRADPAVARTPLLMLTAKGDETDRVVGLELGADDYILKPFSPREVVARIKAIFRRSGGPPPDLLADKVYAYRGLRMDLARHEVRDDGLPVSLTTKEFRILEALLGAVGRVLSREAILQKVWGGDTYVTDRTVDVHVAKLRQKIPLLVKAIETVKDVGYKLRED